In the Planctomicrobium piriforme genome, GGTTTTCCAGGTCTGCAGGACGTGCTGATAGCCCGTCCGCAGGAGACCGAGATCAGAATCGACGGCAGGCCAGTTGTAGCCGAGTCCCAGGTAGCGCGGCAGTTCCCCCGGGTCTTTCAACAGAATCCCTGCCTGTTTCCCCGCCTTCTTCGCTGCGGCAGCGACCTGTTTGAGGCAGGTTTCGTAATCGCAGGTTGCGAGCTCTGGCCGCGCCTGAAGATCGAACTGCAGATCCGCCGGGCCGATGAACAGCACATGCACGCCGTCTACCGCTGCGATCGACTCAGCATTGGCGACCGCTTCAATCGTTTCGATCTGGGCAATGAAGATGGGATCGGCAGCGGGGTCACTGCCTGTGAACGGCTGCAATCCGTAGCCGAACGCGCGGACGGATCGGGCAACGCCCCGTTTGCCCCGCGGCGGATAACGCATCGCCTGGACACAGGCTGCGGCCTCTTCCGGGGAATTCACATGCGGAACCATAATGCCCCGAGCTCCCCAGTCGAGGACTCGGGCAATCAAATCAGGATGTGGAGCACCCACTCGGACAATGGGCTGGGAACTACTACCGCGCAGCGCCCGCAGTTGTCCTGGCACATCGGCTTCCGTGCCGTTGCCGTGTTCCAAGTCAATCAACAGCCAGTCGAAGCCGTACCCGCCAGCCAGTTCTGCAATCACGGCGGAGCCGGACGAGATCCAGGAGCCGATGTTGTGACCGCTCAATTCAGTTGCGCTCATAGTTGTGCAGGGTCCAGGTTCAGTCGTAATCCGTCGAGAGCGCGAAACAGTCGGCTCCGCGTCTGCTGCTTCAAGTCCGCGCCGGTGAGTCCGGCTCCGATCAGAAAGAATCCATCGTTCCGGTCGAAATAGCCAGCGCCGACCCGAATCACTGACTTCACGATCATATTCCGCAGTAGATGCAGCCAGAACCGACCGGTCGATTCCGCAGGAAGCGGGTTGACCGACTGGTACCCGGCCAATGCTTCGACAATCGCCGGGGCATCATGAAAGCAGGCGAGCAACGAAATATCATCCATTTCATCACCGGCGATGGCGTCATCCCAGTCAATAAATGCCGCGATACCTGCGTCATTTCCGAGCACGTTCCAGAAGGCGAGGTCTTTGTGCACCAGACAGCCGGACCTCAGCGTCAACAAGTCTTCGGCCTGCTCAATCGCCGCCTTAATCGCGCCGAATTCCTCCGTGGATAAAAACTCTCTGGAGACAAGAAACGACAGGTGCCGTTCGAGGTTGAGCCAGAAGTAGTCGCGGTATGTGTGATGAAACCCGACCAGTTGCCCGGTCCGCCGCAGCTCGTCGGGATCAAAATGTCCGAACCCGGTGACTGGCGTATCCTGCCAGCGGGCGACCGCACTGCCGATGGCATAGGCCGCTTTGCCGGCGTCGAGTTGCCCCAGCTTGAACCAGTGATTCAAGTCCTTGGCCGGAATCAGTTCCATGGCCTGCCAGGCGAAAGCTGCCTGTTGCCGCCGCGAGTCAACATGATAAATCTTCGGCGTTGGCACTCCGCGCTGACGGACACACTCGATGACATGCGACTCGACTTCGAGATGATCGTCCTGTTCAGGTCCATGCTCGACCCGAATGAACAGCGTGCGGTCTCCAATATCGGCAACCCAGGTGAGGTGATTGCCCTGCCCGCCGCCATCCCGCAGTTGCACGGCTTCCCGTTGAAAGGCCTGTTGCAGAACCTTCTTCAGCTCCGGCTCGATGGCAGCCGTGTCGCGCGCTGACTGCGTGCCATGAAACGCCGCTGGTCGGTCGCACTTCCAATAGTAGATGCTGCTGCGGCCGGAGTTCGCTTGAGATGGAGAAGGCAGGCTCATGTCGTGCCGGCCTCCGGCGCTGCGACGGGATCCGGGATAGCTTCAGTGGCCGATTCAGATCCGAGTTGAGGCACCGGGCGGGCACGCCACCATGCGGCCAGCAGGCTTCCTAACAGGTTCTGCATGATGCCGCTGAACACGGCCGGAACCGCAGCCAGAGGATGCAATGGAAAATGTGTTCTGGCGAGCATCGCGGCCATGCCCCCGTTCTGCATGCCGACTTCAATGGAGACTGTTCTCGCCACGATGGCAGGAAATCGAAACAGGCGGGAAACTCCATAGCCGAGTGCAAATCCAATGACGTGCAACAGCACCACGGCAGTCGTCAGTTGCACCGCGTTTTGAGCCATTTTGTCAGCACTGACCGCCACAATGCCGCCGGTGATCAGGCAGATCGCAATCACCGAAACCAGCGGACCCAGCCAGGCGACGTGGGCGACCGCTCGCGGAAACTTCCAGTTGCAGAATACGCCAATCAGCACCGGCGCGACGACCACCTGTAACGTCGACAGACACAGTCCCAGTGCATCCACCGGCACATACTGTCCGGCCAGA is a window encoding:
- a CDS encoding HpcH/HpaI aldolase family protein, whose product is MSATELSGHNIGSWISSGSAVIAELAGGYGFDWLLIDLEHGNGTEADVPGQLRALRGSSSQPIVRVGAPHPDLIARVLDWGARGIMVPHVNSPEEAAACVQAMRYPPRGKRGVARSVRAFGYGLQPFTGSDPAADPIFIAQIETIEAVANAESIAAVDGVHVLFIGPADLQFDLQARPELATCDYETCLKQVAAAAKKAGKQAGILLKDPGELPRYLGLGYNWPAVDSDLGLLRTGYQHVLQTWKTSIAKT
- a CDS encoding phosphotransferase family protein — encoded protein: MSLPSPSQANSGRSSIYYWKCDRPAAFHGTQSARDTAAIEPELKKVLQQAFQREAVQLRDGGGQGNHLTWVADIGDRTLFIRVEHGPEQDDHLEVESHVIECVRQRGVPTPKIYHVDSRRQQAAFAWQAMELIPAKDLNHWFKLGQLDAGKAAYAIGSAVARWQDTPVTGFGHFDPDELRRTGQLVGFHHTYRDYFWLNLERHLSFLVSREFLSTEEFGAIKAAIEQAEDLLTLRSGCLVHKDLAFWNVLGNDAGIAAFIDWDDAIAGDEMDDISLLACFHDAPAIVEALAGYQSVNPLPAESTGRFWLHLLRNMIVKSVIRVGAGYFDRNDGFFLIGAGLTGADLKQQTRSRLFRALDGLRLNLDPAQL
- a CDS encoding bile acid:sodium symporter family protein translates to MNDFLNRFTSLYPVWLILISALAFLWPPSLAWFNGQWIVWALTIVMLGMGFTLTIDDFRRLLKMPGCVTLGFLAQYTIMPLAAWSVASMLQLEPGFAVGLILVGSCPGGTASNVVTYLAKADVALSVILTMASTLLAFVMTPLWCQILAGQYVPVDALGLCLSTLQVVVAPVLIGVFCNWKFPRAVAHVAWLGPLVSVIAICLITGGIVAVSADKMAQNAVQLTTAVVLLHVIGFALGYGVSRLFRFPAIVARTVSIEVGMQNGGMAAMLARTHFPLHPLAAVPAVFSGIMQNLLGSLLAAWWRARPVPQLGSESATEAIPDPVAAPEAGTT